gagggcggagccgctaacaaatacactcactcacgacattgtgacatcacatcaAAGTGTACCTCTTagacaatagcaatggcagatttaaattcacatgcagtgctgagtttttacctgatgacggtgcaacactgagttttaggcagaatattttaattttaactaagatgcactaaagtgccgaattattgattaCACTTGTCTACAGCAGGTTCAGAcattcatttatatagtttatcagcaaaaaaatgttgatctggagcgacttgctctttaagtaactcTTAAGTAACTTCGTTCCCTGCTTCTCCCCCTACTGATTGAAATTGGAATTAAAacgtaaacaaccctgccacaACCTGCTGTAGCTTGCTCTgacaacaagctaatgctaacacgagccaactgatactgaataaatcacaaagtaaaatgatctacactgttggacaaaaacatattacttacaagtccaatagcaacaaagccaggtcactatcaatCCATGATTTTGTAGTTTCCCTCAGCTCCTACTAGTGTAGGCCACGCCAaagctcactctggttttagctctttgcttttccTCCAAAGTCATtactcttaagccgggcgtacactgtgtgactttttcacttttttgagccgattttccactcgtgcgagaatccccgacatcggggcgagttttgcgccgagcggtcgtgtagtgtacggggggttacgagaggcgattaacaccacgtgaccagctgccgatcagcagtcgtgaggtcgcacggacttctggcgtgtttaatatttcgctcgtccctcgtgagggtatcgcactgttgaagcagcgctgcgagcagctgcgacccaaaaagtatcagaaccgctcacgtcgcatgcgcaatcctgcatcaacactgctcgctcgctatttccctaataacacacgctgttcgtttttgtttctacacgtttttttactcacaaagattgtcaagaaagcgtgtttgtcatgttcatgtcaaattaaactgatcactaaacacagatttactttctttatttcgttttcctcatccaacccccataaatccctgtgtgtcctcctgcagcactcccgaaggacaacaggcaaaacaagacaaaaaagtctgacgtgttgagtaaaaactgctatttttagcatatttttagggccgacgtattgctaccagacgtacagtgtgagcagtcaggtcgcgtgcgagaactgggtcgtgcagtgtgagcgcatgactcgtgagatctgctctgcgaggaagtcgtacagtttgagctgaagctgagtgctgcgagtgaaaaagtcgcacagtgtacgcccggctttacttttAGTTCCAGGCCCTGCCATGAGGCCTACAAAAAAGCAAAATTCTTCttattgtgctttttattgactgttGGCGAACTGaacaagctaactgctagcctttatatgagcTACTCGCACAGTAAACAATTTTTGCCCTAAACTTCCCACTAGTGTTACTATCAGAACAACAAAACTGTTAagagcagtttctggtcagcagaggactAGCGAGTGCTCCAatgtgaagttgctcaagtttctGTCTCAAGAATTATATTCACGAGTGAAATGGCCGTCATTGGCAATAAGAAGACAAAATCAttggtatgtttttatttacaaggcaGTGTTTGGATTGTTACCTCCTTATATTTGCACTTTAATCACACGAAAAAATGTTGATTCCCATTCTTTAAGGTCTAACGatcagttgctactttctgttccttttgctcgcacacagttaggaaagagagccttcgcctgctctgctccttctgcttggaaccagctgcagaaaacctggaaaatgactgagcaggtttcactaaatgcctttaaaaccaaactgaaagcTTCAGAGACTGCATTAGTAACTTGTAACTGCTTTTAATGACTGAGTGTTTTATCACTGTCATTACGttgtaactgtttgtattttttgctgcctcttggccaggacacccttgtaaaagaggttcttaacctcaatgggtctctatcctggttaaataaaggttaaataaaaataaaagaacgaCTGAAACCACTTTGAAAGCTTAGAGTgctaaaaactctttagtgttgcttgaaCTTTTTGTATTTTGCGTTTAGGAAATTGAGCCCAACTCTCCTGCAGCTCTGGCAGGTTTGAGGCCTTTCATCGACTACATAATTGGGGCAGACATCGCCATGCATGAGGTAACTTCTTTAGTGATTGGTGCTTATTTTTAGATTAAAGCATCTGCAGCAGGCTGATCTAGTTTCTGTTTTTGAACAGAGTGAAGATCTGTTCTCCCTGGTTGAAGAGCATGAAGGGAAGGAGCTGAAGCTGTACGTCTACGGCACGGACACCGACAATTGCCGCGAGGTGGTCATCACTCCAAACTCTGACTGGGGAGGAGAGGGCAGGTACGACATTTACAGAGCAAAGAATTCTAAAATTTAGATTTGAAAACACATTTAGcttgtctctttttttttttgtctctgcaGTCTCGGATGTGGGATTGGTTATGGCTACCTGCACAGGATACCTACACAGCTAGTAGCAGAGGAGAAGACCTTTGAACTTCCTCCTCATGCGGAAGCATCCTCTAAAGATGGTTTCACAGAGGTACAACTTGTATTATTTTTTTTGTAAATTAACATAATCCAGAACAAATCTGCTTAGattatgttattttttaaattattactaGGTCCATCTGTCTGCTGTCATTCCAACTGTTCCGATGGATGTATCGTCTTCTGCTTCAACTGGATTAGAGCAGCATCTTACTAGTTTGTCAGTCAGCTCTGGCTCCATGACTGTCCACAACAAAATACCAGCAGGTAAAATAATAAGTGTCTGAAGCGATAGGTGAATGAAAGTAATTAGTTACAATATTATTAATTACAATAATAATTATAACTCTGTAATTCCAGGAACTTCCGTTGCCCCTCTGCCCCACCAGACAACGTCCCTACACAACTTTTCACTACCAATAAATGCTTCTTCTACACTACCGGGTTTGTATTTGCTTCTTTGTGTTTTTTAAAGAACTAGAATCCAAACTACTTTTGCAATTATTATAATTTCTGCTCCTCAGACCCTCAGCCCTTTCCTGGAGTTCTCCCTAGTTTACCAAATCTAAACCCTTTACCAGATGGGAATCATGTGCTGACCCACCATGA
This sequence is a window from Nothobranchius furzeri strain GRZ-AD chromosome 14, NfurGRZ-RIMD1, whole genome shotgun sequence. Protein-coding genes within it:
- the LOC107390030 gene encoding Golgi reassembly-stacking protein 2 isoform X4, with protein sequence MGGSQSVQIPGGGTEGYHVLRVQENSPGNRAGLEPFFDFIISVCDTRLLMSQQKRDNDTLKELLKVNVERPVKMQLYNSKTQTVRETTVTPSNTWGGQGLLGVSIRFCSFEGANQNIWHVLEIEPNSPAALAGLRPFIDYIIGADIAMHESEDLFSLVEEHEGKELKLYVYGTDTDNCREVVITPNSDWGGEGSLGCGIGYGYLHRIPTQLVAEEKTFELPPHAEASSKDGFTEVHLSAVIPTVPMDVSSSASTGLEQHLTSLSVSSGSMTVHNKIPAGTSVAPLPHQTTSLHNFSLPINASSTLPDPQPFPGVLPSLPNLNPLPDGNHVLTHHEGLSSLPPLHLRDGVSTASRPPSDFIHPVISTNANSGYKHNNTPPLSSIHMNNTQTPHPSSASTSGSINITISADS
- the LOC107390030 gene encoding Golgi reassembly-stacking protein 2 isoform X3 — protein: MGGSQSVQIPGGGTEGYHVLRVQENSPGNRAGLEPFFDFIISVCDTRLKRDNDTLKELLKVNVERPVKMQLYNSKTQTVRETTVTPSNTWGGQGLLGVSIRFCSFEGANQNIWHVLLGKRAFACSAPSAWNQLQKTWKMTEQEIEPNSPAALAGLRPFIDYIIGADIAMHESEDLFSLVEEHEGKELKLYVYGTDTDNCREVVITPNSDWGGEGSLGCGIGYGYLHRIPTQLVAEEKTFELPPHAEASSKDGFTEVHLSAVIPTVPMDVSSSASTGLEQHLTSLSVSSGSMTVHNKIPAGTSVAPLPHQTTSLHNFSLPINASSTLPDPQPFPGVLPSLPNLNPLPDGNHVLTHHEGLSSLPPLHLRDGVSTASRPPSDFIHPVISTNANSGYKHNNTPPLSSIHMNNTQTPHPSSASTSGSINITISADS
- the LOC107390030 gene encoding Golgi reassembly-stacking protein 2 isoform X5; the encoded protein is MGGSQSVQIPGGGTEGYHVLRVQENSPGNRAGLEPFFDFIISVCDTRLKRDNDTLKELLKVNVERPVKMQLYNSKTQTVRETTVTPSNTWGGQGLLGVSIRFCSFEGANQNIWHVLEIEPNSPAALAGLRPFIDYIIGADIAMHESEDLFSLVEEHEGKELKLYVYGTDTDNCREVVITPNSDWGGEGSLGCGIGYGYLHRIPTQLVAEEKTFELPPHAEASSKDGFTEVHLSAVIPTVPMDVSSSASTGLEQHLTSLSVSSGSMTVHNKIPAGTSVAPLPHQTTSLHNFSLPINASSTLPDPQPFPGVLPSLPNLNPLPDGNHVLTHHEGLSSLPPLHLRDGVSTASRPPSDFIHPVISTNANSGYKHNNTPPLSSIHMNNTQTPHPSSASTSGSINITISADS
- the LOC107390030 gene encoding Golgi reassembly-stacking protein 2 isoform X2 translates to MGGSQSVQIPGGGTEGYHVLRVQENSPGNRAGLEPFFDFIISVCDTRLQKRDNDTLKELLKVNVERPVKMQLYNSKTQTVRETTVTPSNTWGGQGLLGVSIRFCSFEGANQNIWHVLLGKRAFACSAPSAWNQLQKTWKMTEQEIEPNSPAALAGLRPFIDYIIGADIAMHESEDLFSLVEEHEGKELKLYVYGTDTDNCREVVITPNSDWGGEGSLGCGIGYGYLHRIPTQLVAEEKTFELPPHAEASSKDGFTEVHLSAVIPTVPMDVSSSASTGLEQHLTSLSVSSGSMTVHNKIPAGTSVAPLPHQTTSLHNFSLPINASSTLPDPQPFPGVLPSLPNLNPLPDGNHVLTHHEGLSSLPPLHLRDGVSTASRPPSDFIHPVISTNANSGYKHNNTPPLSSIHMNNTQTPHPSSASTSGSINITISADS
- the LOC107390030 gene encoding Golgi reassembly-stacking protein 2 isoform X6, encoding MQLYNSKTQTVRETTVTPSNTWGGQGLLGVSIRFCSFEGANQNIWHVLLGKRAFACSAPSAWNQLQKTWKMTEQEIEPNSPAALAGLRPFIDYIIGADIAMHESEDLFSLVEEHEGKELKLYVYGTDTDNCREVVITPNSDWGGEGSLGCGIGYGYLHRIPTQLVAEEKTFELPPHAEASSKDGFTEVHLSAVIPTVPMDVSSSASTGLEQHLTSLSVSSGSMTVHNKIPAGTSVAPLPHQTTSLHNFSLPINASSTLPDPQPFPGVLPSLPNLNPLPDGNHVLTHHEGLSSLPPLHLRDGVSTASRPPSDFIHPVISTNANSGYKHNNTPPLSSIHMNNTQTPHPSSASTSGSINITISADS
- the LOC107390030 gene encoding Golgi reassembly-stacking protein 2 isoform X1; protein product: MGGSQSVQIPGGGTEGYHVLRVQENSPGNRAGLEPFFDFIISVCDTRLLMSQQKRDNDTLKELLKVNVERPVKMQLYNSKTQTVRETTVTPSNTWGGQGLLGVSIRFCSFEGANQNIWHVLLGKRAFACSAPSAWNQLQKTWKMTEQEIEPNSPAALAGLRPFIDYIIGADIAMHESEDLFSLVEEHEGKELKLYVYGTDTDNCREVVITPNSDWGGEGSLGCGIGYGYLHRIPTQLVAEEKTFELPPHAEASSKDGFTEVHLSAVIPTVPMDVSSSASTGLEQHLTSLSVSSGSMTVHNKIPAGTSVAPLPHQTTSLHNFSLPINASSTLPDPQPFPGVLPSLPNLNPLPDGNHVLTHHEGLSSLPPLHLRDGVSTASRPPSDFIHPVISTNANSGYKHNNTPPLSSIHMNNTQTPHPSSASTSGSINITISADS